DNA sequence from the bacterium genome:
GGCGCCCGCCATGATGCCGATCAGGGTGATGCCTATCTGAATGGTGGAGAGAAAGCGGGAGGGCTGATCCGCCAGCTTGAGGACGGCCGACGCTTTCTGGTCGCCTTCCTGGGCAAGCTGATGCAGTCTGGTTTTACGAACCGAAACCACGGCGATTTCCGACATGGCGAAAATGCCGTTGGCGATGATCAGTAAAAAGATTAAAAAGATTTCAAAAACCATGGATGCTATGCGATTAGATAATATATTTTAACATGAAGTATATATAAATTACTGTTTTTTTTCGTTCAAAGCAAGAAAAATTTGCCGGGATTATTTGGCAAGCATCCAACGAATCGAATAGTCCACAGTCTGTTTGCATAGCACTTCATTATGAAGTTCATGCAGGCAATCCGGCCAAAGTTTCAGGGTACAGAGGGGACCGGCTTTTTCAGCGAAAAGACGGCTGGCTTGGGGTGCGCAGATGGGATCCGCCTGGCCATGGGCGAGCAGCAATGGACAGGTGATTTCCGCCGCATGGTCCAGAGCCCACTGACCGGCGTCCAGCATGGCGGTAACCAGGCGAAGCGAAACGCGGTTGTGGACCAGCGGGTCATGGCGGTATTTTTCCACCACATCTTTTTCATGCGAGAGATGGCGGGGATTGATGTTGCTGTTGATGGTCATGGCAGGAGCAATGGCGGCCAACGCGTTCACTACTTTTACTTTCCATAGCGGCGGCGTTTGGGTGAGTTGCAGCAGGGGGCTGCTGGCAACAGCGCCTGAGATGCCTGGATGACGGCGGAGCAAGTAGTTGATCACCAGATTGCCGCCCAAACTGTGGCCGTAGAGAAACAGCGGCTGCGGCCCTTGCAGACGGACTTGCTGCACCAAGTCGTCCAGATCCTGCACCAGCGCTTCATAGCTGGGCGCATGACCACGGCGACCTGCCGAGTAGCCATGGCCGCGCAGGTCCAGCCCCTGCACGCTGAAGCCTGCCCGGGTGAAGGTGCGTGCCACAGCCTCGTAGCGGCGGCAGTGTTCGCCGAGGCCGTGCACCAAGATCACTTGCGCTTGCGCCCGCTGGTCCGGAGACCAGGTGTGCACCGCCAACCGCAGGCCGTCCGCTGTTTTGAAAAACCGGTGTTGATCAGGCAATGGGGATCCTTCTTTTTTCCGGATTCGGGTTCTGCTTATAATAGATGGCTACGTTGCCGATCATACCGATCAATTCGGCGTGGGTCTGTTCTTCGATGAGCTTGCTGAGGTTTTTTTTTTCTTCCTTGAATTCCATAAATTTGATCTTGATCAGTTCGTGGGCGTCCAAGGCCTGGGAGATGGCGGCAATCAGTTCCGGCGTCATGCCGTTTTTTCCGATCTGGACCACCGGTTTTAAGGCGTTAGCCAGACCGAGCAGATAGGCTTTTTGCGACCCTTTTTGATGTTTCATGCCGTACCTTTATACAGGAAATTTTCCTCGGGGCTGCCTGTCATGCACTCCGGATGCTCCCCTATAAGGATAAGCAGATTTGCATCCAATGTCAAGTCTTTTTGCGCTGTAAAAATCGCCTTAAAGCGGGCGTGAGCCGGCCAGGGAGCGCAGGCCGATTCCCGCCGACCTGCGTAGAAGAAAATGTTGGTTTTCAACCTTTGAAAGCATTACCTTACATTTGTTTTCTCAATTGAACGACGTATCAAACACGGCGGGAGTTCACATGAAAGAATTCAGGGTTGGTGCAAAAGGTGCCTTTAAGCTCAAGGACATCAAGGCCGGTTATAGCTTCGGCGATAAAACAGAGATCAAAGAGAAGCTGCTGTCCTTGAACAAAGAGCTGGAGATGCTGCAGGAACAGCTTTATGCCGAGCACAAGCACAAAGTGCTCATCGTTCTGCAGGCCATGGACACAGGCGGCAAGGATGGCGTGATCCGGCATGTGTTCGAGGGCGTGAATCCGCAGGGCGTTCGCGTGGCTGGATTCAAGTCGCCCACCCCTCTGGAATTGGATCATGATTATCTCTGGCGCGTTCATCAGCAGGCGCCGGCCAAGGGGGAGCTGGTCATCTTCAACCGCAGCCATTATGAGGACGTGCTGGTGGTGGCGGTGCATCAATTGGTTCCGGAAAAGGTCTGGTGCAAACGCTATGATCAGATCAATGAGTTTGAGCGCATGCTGGCGGAAGAGGGAACCACCATCTGCAAATTTTATTTGCACATAGATCTGGATGAACAGAAGAAGCGACTGCAGGAGCGGTTGGAGAATCCGGACAAGCAGTGGAAATTCAATCCGGGCGATCTAGAGGAACGCAAGCTCTGGCCCGAATACATGAAAGCGTATGAGACGGTGTTGCGGCGGACCAGCACCGACTGGGCGCCCTGGTATGTGGTGCCGTCGAATAAGAAATGGTTCCGCAATTATG
Encoded proteins:
- a CDS encoding polyphosphate kinase 2 family protein — protein: MKEFRVGAKGAFKLKDIKAGYSFGDKTEIKEKLLSLNKELEMLQEQLYAEHKHKVLIVLQAMDTGGKDGVIRHVFEGVNPQGVRVAGFKSPTPLELDHDYLWRVHQQAPAKGELVIFNRSHYEDVLVVAVHQLVPEKVWCKRYDQINEFERMLAEEGTTICKFYLHIDLDEQKKRLQERLENPDKQWKFNPGDLEERKLWPEYMKAYETVLRRTSTDWAPWYVVPSNKKWFRNYVVASILVKTLRGLNMKYPEAKFDPSSIQID
- a CDS encoding YhbY family RNA-binding protein, producing the protein MKHQKGSQKAYLLGLANALKPVVQIGKNGMTPELIAAISQALDAHELIKIKFMEFKEEKKNLSKLIEEQTHAELIGMIGNVAIYYKQNPNPEKRRIPIA
- a CDS encoding DUF21 domain-containing protein — translated: MVFEIFLIFLLIIANGIFAMSEIAVVSVRKTRLHQLAQEGDQKASAVLKLADQPSRFLSTIQIGITLIGIMAGAIGGARLSNRLAQLLALFSWLTPYQEVVAFSVVVLAITYFSLIIGELLPKQIALTNPERVAGLIVRPMRLLSL
- a CDS encoding alpha/beta hydrolase, giving the protein MPDQHRFFKTADGLRLAVHTWSPDQRAQAQVILVHGLGEHCRRYEAVARTFTRAGFSVQGLDLRGHGYSAGRRGHAPSYEALVQDLDDLVQQVRLQGPQPLFLYGHSLGGNLVINYLLRRHPGISGAVASSPLLQLTQTPPLWKVKVVNALAAIAPAMTINSNINPRHLSHEKDVVEKYRHDPLVHNRVSLRLVTAMLDAGQWALDHAAEITCPLLLAHGQADPICAPQASRLFAEKAGPLCTLKLWPDCLHELHNEVLCKQTVDYSIRWMLAK